A portion of the Symphalangus syndactylus isolate Jambi chromosome 13, NHGRI_mSymSyn1-v2.1_pri, whole genome shotgun sequence genome contains these proteins:
- the ADGRE3 gene encoding adhesion G protein-coupled receptor E3 isoform X3, translating into MQGPLLLPGLCFLLSLFGAATQKTKSSCAKCPANASCVNNTHCTCDHGYTSGSGQKLFTFPLETCNAIETRVITDNCSEERKTFNLNVQMNSMDIHCSDIIQGDTQGPSAIAFISYSSLGNIINATFFEEMDKKDQVYLNSQVVSAAIGPKRNVSLSKSVTLTFQHVKTNSSTKKVFCVYWKSTEQGSQWSRDGCFLLHVNKSHTMCNCSHLSSFAVLMALTSQEEDPVLTIITYVGLSVSLLCLLLAALTFLLCKAIQNTSTSLHLQLSLCLFLAHLLFLVGIDRTEPKMLCSIIAGALHYLYLAAFTWMLLEGLHLFLTARNLTVVNYSSINRLMKWIMFPVGYGVPAVTVAISAASRPHLYGTADRCWLHLDQGFIWSFLGPVCAIFSVNLVLFILVFWILKRKLSSLNSEVSTIQNTRMLAFKATAQLFILGCTWCLGLLQVGPAAQVMAYLFAIINSLQGFFIFLVYCLLSQQVQKQYRKWFREIVKSKSESETYTLSSKMGPDSKPSEGDVFPGQVKIKY; encoded by the exons GCCTCTGCTTTCTGCTGAGCCTCTTTGGAGCTGCGACTCAGAAAACCAAAT CTTCCTGTGCTAAGTGCCCCGCAAATGCTTCCTGTGTCAATAACACTCACTGCACCTGTGACCATGGATATACTTCTGGATCTGGGCAGAAACTATTCACATTCCCCTTGGAGACATGTAACG CTATTGAAACTCGAGTGATTACAGACAATTGCtctgaagaaagaaagacattcaACTTGAACGTCCAAATGAACTCAATGGACATCCATTGCAGTGACATCATCCAGGGAGACACACAAG GTCCCAGTGCCATTGCCTTTATCTCATATTCTTCTCTTGGAAACATCATAAATGCaactttttttgaagagatggataAGAAAGATCAAGTGTATCTGAACTCTCAGGTTGTGAGTGCTGCTATTGGACCCAAAAGGAATGTGTCTCTCTCCAAGTCTGTGACGCTGACTTTCCAGCACGTGAAG acGAACTCCAGTACCAAAAAGGTCTTCTGTGTCTACTGGAAGAGCACAGAGCAGGGCAGCCAGTGGTCCAGGGATGGCTGCTTCCTGTTACACGTGAACAAGAGTCACACCATGTGTAATTGCAGTCACCTGTCCAGCTTCGCTGTCCTGATGGCCCTCACCAGCCAG GAGGAGGACCCCGTGCTGACTATCATCACCTACGTGGGGCTGAGCGTCTCTCTGCTGTGCCTCCTCCTGGCAGCCCTCACCTTCCTCCTGTGCAAAGCCATCCAGAACACCAGCACCTCCCTGCATCTGCAGCTCTCGCTCTGCCTCTTCCTGGCCCACCTCCTCTTCCTCGTGGGGATTGATCGAACTGAACCCAAG ATGCTATGCTCCATCATCGCCGGTGCCTTGCATTATCTCTACCTGGCCGCCTTCACCTGGATGCTGCTGGAGGGCCTGCACCTCTTCCTCACTGCACGGAACCTGACGGTGGTCAACTACTCAAGCATCAACAGACTCATGAAGTGGATCATGTTCCCAGTCGGCTATGGCGTTCCTGCTGTGACTGTGGCCATTTCTGCAGCCTCCAGGCCTCACCTTTATGGAACCGCTGATCG ATGCTGGCTCCACCTGGACCAGGGATTCATCTGGAGTTTCCTTGGCCCAGTCTGTGCCATTTTCTCT GTGAATTTAGTGTTGTTTATCTTGGTCTTTtggattttgaaaagaaaactttCCTCCCTCAATAGTGAAGTGTCAACCATCCAGAACACAAG GATGCTGGCTTTCAAAGCAACAGCTCAGCTCTTCATCCTGGGCTGCACCTGGTGTCTGGGCTTGCTACAGGTGGGTCCAGCTGCCCAGGTCATGGCCTACCTCTTTGCCATCATCAACAGCCTCCAAGGCTTCTTCATCTTCTTGGTCTACTGCCTCCTCAGCCAGCAG GTCCAGAAACAATATCGAAAGTGGTTTAGAGAGATCGTAAAATCAAAATCTGAGTCTGAGACATACACACTTTCCAGCAAGATGGGTCCTGACTCAAAACCCAGTGAG
- the ADGRE3 gene encoding adhesion G protein-coupled receptor E3 isoform X1, producing MQGPLLLPGLCFLLSLFGAATQKTKSSCAKCPANASCVNNTHCTCDHGYTSGSGQKLFTFPLETCNDIDECKPPYSIYCGFNAACHNVEGSFYCHCIPGYKLLPRNEKFNNSNENICQDATSSKTTQGRKELQKIVDKFESFLTNQTLRSTEGRQEISSTVTTILRDVELKVLETALKAPEQKVLKIQNGSVAIETRVITDNCSEERKTFNLNVQMNSMDIHCSDIIQGDTQGPSAIAFISYSSLGNIINATFFEEMDKKDQVYLNSQVVSAAIGPKRNVSLSKSVTLTFQHVKTNSSTKKVFCVYWKSTEQGSQWSRDGCFLLHVNKSHTMCNCSHLSSFAVLMALTSQEEDPVLTIITYVGLSVSLLCLLLAALTFLLCKAIQNTSTSLHLQLSLCLFLAHLLFLVGIDRTEPKMLCSIIAGALHYLYLAAFTWMLLEGLHLFLTARNLTVVNYSSINRLMKWIMFPVGYGVPAVTVAISAASRPHLYGTADRCWLHLDQGFIWSFLGPVCAIFSVNLVLFILVFWILKRKLSSLNSEVSTIQNTRMLAFKATAQLFILGCTWCLGLLQVGPAAQVMAYLFAIINSLQGFFIFLVYCLLSQQVQKQYRKWFREIVKSKSESETYTLSSKMGPDSKPSEGDVFPGQVKIKY from the exons GCCTCTGCTTTCTGCTGAGCCTCTTTGGAGCTGCGACTCAGAAAACCAAAT CTTCCTGTGCTAAGTGCCCCGCAAATGCTTCCTGTGTCAATAACACTCACTGCACCTGTGACCATGGATATACTTCTGGATCTGGGCAGAAACTATTCACATTCCCCTTGGAGACATGTAACG ACATTGATGAATGTAAACCACCCTATAGTATATATTGTGGATTCAATGCTGCATGTCACAATGTCGAAGGAAGTTTCTACTGTCACTGCATCCCAGGATATAAACTCCTTCCTAGGAATGAAAAATTCAATAATTCCAATGAGAACATCTGTCAGG ACGCCACATCCTCAAAGACAACCCAGGGCAGGAAAGAG CTGCAAAAGATTGTGGACAAATTTGAGTCATTTCTCACCAATCAGACTTTACGGAGTACAGAAGGGAGACAAGAAATCTCATCCACAGTTACCACTATTCTCCGGGATGTGGAATTGAAAGTTCTAGAAACTGCCTTGAAAGCTCCAGAACAAAAAGTCCTGAAAATCCAAAACGGTAGTGTGG CTATTGAAACTCGAGTGATTACAGACAATTGCtctgaagaaagaaagacattcaACTTGAACGTCCAAATGAACTCAATGGACATCCATTGCAGTGACATCATCCAGGGAGACACACAAG GTCCCAGTGCCATTGCCTTTATCTCATATTCTTCTCTTGGAAACATCATAAATGCaactttttttgaagagatggataAGAAAGATCAAGTGTATCTGAACTCTCAGGTTGTGAGTGCTGCTATTGGACCCAAAAGGAATGTGTCTCTCTCCAAGTCTGTGACGCTGACTTTCCAGCACGTGAAG acGAACTCCAGTACCAAAAAGGTCTTCTGTGTCTACTGGAAGAGCACAGAGCAGGGCAGCCAGTGGTCCAGGGATGGCTGCTTCCTGTTACACGTGAACAAGAGTCACACCATGTGTAATTGCAGTCACCTGTCCAGCTTCGCTGTCCTGATGGCCCTCACCAGCCAG GAGGAGGACCCCGTGCTGACTATCATCACCTACGTGGGGCTGAGCGTCTCTCTGCTGTGCCTCCTCCTGGCAGCCCTCACCTTCCTCCTGTGCAAAGCCATCCAGAACACCAGCACCTCCCTGCATCTGCAGCTCTCGCTCTGCCTCTTCCTGGCCCACCTCCTCTTCCTCGTGGGGATTGATCGAACTGAACCCAAG ATGCTATGCTCCATCATCGCCGGTGCCTTGCATTATCTCTACCTGGCCGCCTTCACCTGGATGCTGCTGGAGGGCCTGCACCTCTTCCTCACTGCACGGAACCTGACGGTGGTCAACTACTCAAGCATCAACAGACTCATGAAGTGGATCATGTTCCCAGTCGGCTATGGCGTTCCTGCTGTGACTGTGGCCATTTCTGCAGCCTCCAGGCCTCACCTTTATGGAACCGCTGATCG ATGCTGGCTCCACCTGGACCAGGGATTCATCTGGAGTTTCCTTGGCCCAGTCTGTGCCATTTTCTCT GTGAATTTAGTGTTGTTTATCTTGGTCTTTtggattttgaaaagaaaactttCCTCCCTCAATAGTGAAGTGTCAACCATCCAGAACACAAG GATGCTGGCTTTCAAAGCAACAGCTCAGCTCTTCATCCTGGGCTGCACCTGGTGTCTGGGCTTGCTACAGGTGGGTCCAGCTGCCCAGGTCATGGCCTACCTCTTTGCCATCATCAACAGCCTCCAAGGCTTCTTCATCTTCTTGGTCTACTGCCTCCTCAGCCAGCAG GTCCAGAAACAATATCGAAAGTGGTTTAGAGAGATCGTAAAATCAAAATCTGAGTCTGAGACATACACACTTTCCAGCAAGATGGGTCCTGACTCAAAACCCAGTGAG
- the ADGRE3 gene encoding adhesion G protein-coupled receptor E3 isoform X2: MQGPLLLPGLCFLLSLFGAATQKTKSSCAKCPANASCVNNTHCTCDHGYTSGSGQKLFTFPLETCNDATSSKTTQGRKELQKIVDKFESFLTNQTLRSTEGRQEISSTVTTILRDVELKVLETALKAPEQKVLKIQNGSVAIETRVITDNCSEERKTFNLNVQMNSMDIHCSDIIQGDTQGPSAIAFISYSSLGNIINATFFEEMDKKDQVYLNSQVVSAAIGPKRNVSLSKSVTLTFQHVKTNSSTKKVFCVYWKSTEQGSQWSRDGCFLLHVNKSHTMCNCSHLSSFAVLMALTSQEEDPVLTIITYVGLSVSLLCLLLAALTFLLCKAIQNTSTSLHLQLSLCLFLAHLLFLVGIDRTEPKMLCSIIAGALHYLYLAAFTWMLLEGLHLFLTARNLTVVNYSSINRLMKWIMFPVGYGVPAVTVAISAASRPHLYGTADRCWLHLDQGFIWSFLGPVCAIFSVNLVLFILVFWILKRKLSSLNSEVSTIQNTRMLAFKATAQLFILGCTWCLGLLQVGPAAQVMAYLFAIINSLQGFFIFLVYCLLSQQVQKQYRKWFREIVKSKSESETYTLSSKMGPDSKPSEGDVFPGQVKIKY; this comes from the exons GCCTCTGCTTTCTGCTGAGCCTCTTTGGAGCTGCGACTCAGAAAACCAAAT CTTCCTGTGCTAAGTGCCCCGCAAATGCTTCCTGTGTCAATAACACTCACTGCACCTGTGACCATGGATATACTTCTGGATCTGGGCAGAAACTATTCACATTCCCCTTGGAGACATGTAACG ACGCCACATCCTCAAAGACAACCCAGGGCAGGAAAGAG CTGCAAAAGATTGTGGACAAATTTGAGTCATTTCTCACCAATCAGACTTTACGGAGTACAGAAGGGAGACAAGAAATCTCATCCACAGTTACCACTATTCTCCGGGATGTGGAATTGAAAGTTCTAGAAACTGCCTTGAAAGCTCCAGAACAAAAAGTCCTGAAAATCCAAAACGGTAGTGTGG CTATTGAAACTCGAGTGATTACAGACAATTGCtctgaagaaagaaagacattcaACTTGAACGTCCAAATGAACTCAATGGACATCCATTGCAGTGACATCATCCAGGGAGACACACAAG GTCCCAGTGCCATTGCCTTTATCTCATATTCTTCTCTTGGAAACATCATAAATGCaactttttttgaagagatggataAGAAAGATCAAGTGTATCTGAACTCTCAGGTTGTGAGTGCTGCTATTGGACCCAAAAGGAATGTGTCTCTCTCCAAGTCTGTGACGCTGACTTTCCAGCACGTGAAG acGAACTCCAGTACCAAAAAGGTCTTCTGTGTCTACTGGAAGAGCACAGAGCAGGGCAGCCAGTGGTCCAGGGATGGCTGCTTCCTGTTACACGTGAACAAGAGTCACACCATGTGTAATTGCAGTCACCTGTCCAGCTTCGCTGTCCTGATGGCCCTCACCAGCCAG GAGGAGGACCCCGTGCTGACTATCATCACCTACGTGGGGCTGAGCGTCTCTCTGCTGTGCCTCCTCCTGGCAGCCCTCACCTTCCTCCTGTGCAAAGCCATCCAGAACACCAGCACCTCCCTGCATCTGCAGCTCTCGCTCTGCCTCTTCCTGGCCCACCTCCTCTTCCTCGTGGGGATTGATCGAACTGAACCCAAG ATGCTATGCTCCATCATCGCCGGTGCCTTGCATTATCTCTACCTGGCCGCCTTCACCTGGATGCTGCTGGAGGGCCTGCACCTCTTCCTCACTGCACGGAACCTGACGGTGGTCAACTACTCAAGCATCAACAGACTCATGAAGTGGATCATGTTCCCAGTCGGCTATGGCGTTCCTGCTGTGACTGTGGCCATTTCTGCAGCCTCCAGGCCTCACCTTTATGGAACCGCTGATCG ATGCTGGCTCCACCTGGACCAGGGATTCATCTGGAGTTTCCTTGGCCCAGTCTGTGCCATTTTCTCT GTGAATTTAGTGTTGTTTATCTTGGTCTTTtggattttgaaaagaaaactttCCTCCCTCAATAGTGAAGTGTCAACCATCCAGAACACAAG GATGCTGGCTTTCAAAGCAACAGCTCAGCTCTTCATCCTGGGCTGCACCTGGTGTCTGGGCTTGCTACAGGTGGGTCCAGCTGCCCAGGTCATGGCCTACCTCTTTGCCATCATCAACAGCCTCCAAGGCTTCTTCATCTTCTTGGTCTACTGCCTCCTCAGCCAGCAG GTCCAGAAACAATATCGAAAGTGGTTTAGAGAGATCGTAAAATCAAAATCTGAGTCTGAGACATACACACTTTCCAGCAAGATGGGTCCTGACTCAAAACCCAGTGAG